The following are from one region of the Paenibacillus sp. JZ16 genome:
- a CDS encoding glycoside hydrolase family 88/105 protein, producing MNLKLDIALEDLKQTAKRVADYTFGMDLTWDWPGGVAFYGISRLFEVTGEHAYLERMIDWVEEYLEAGIPEGWTVNTCAMGHMLLTLYEQTKDQKYMDLILSKIDYLEHQALRFGDRVLQHTVSADNDFPEQCWADTLFMAAFLELRVGVLLGKKALIDDALHQFERHIHYLQDEDSGLWYHGYNHVKKDHMSGIHWARANAWAAYTMSRAARGLPEGYLYPPMMHIWSSLRDQLAAMKRMQHEDGLWGTVLDCPEAYSEVSATAGIAAAMVMQGNPLHAKYVRKALAGVLANIADNGRVLNVSGGTAVMNDIEGYLGIDRKWAQGWGQGLALAFLSSVIDVIEAQGDRELSKRSDQVD from the coding sequence ATGAATCTGAAACTAGATATCGCTTTAGAAGATTTAAAGCAAACCGCCAAGCGTGTTGCAGATTATACGTTCGGGATGGATTTGACGTGGGATTGGCCGGGAGGTGTCGCATTCTATGGGATTAGCCGGCTGTTCGAGGTGACTGGCGAGCATGCTTATCTGGAACGGATGATCGATTGGGTTGAGGAGTACTTAGAGGCGGGCATTCCGGAAGGATGGACCGTGAACACCTGTGCGATGGGGCATATGCTGCTGACCCTATATGAACAGACGAAGGATCAAAAATATATGGATCTCATTTTAAGCAAGATTGATTATTTGGAGCATCAGGCTTTGCGATTCGGTGACCGGGTCCTTCAGCATACGGTGTCGGCTGACAATGACTTTCCGGAGCAGTGCTGGGCGGATACTTTGTTCATGGCGGCATTTTTGGAGCTTCGGGTCGGCGTGCTCCTCGGAAAGAAGGCGCTCATCGACGACGCGCTCCATCAATTCGAACGGCATATTCATTACTTGCAAGATGAGGATTCCGGGCTGTGGTACCATGGCTATAACCATGTCAAAAAGGACCATATGTCCGGCATTCATTGGGCGCGCGCCAACGCCTGGGCAGCCTATACGATGTCCCGAGCGGCAAGAGGGCTGCCGGAAGGCTATCTTTATCCTCCCATGATGCACATATGGAGCTCCTTACGCGACCAGTTGGCGGCAATGAAACGGATGCAGCATGAGGACGGTCTGTGGGGCACCGTGCTCGATTGCCCGGAAGCTTACAGCGAAGTATCGGCTACAGCGGGTATTGCAGCAGCGATGGTGATGCAGGGCAATCCGCTGCACGCGAAATATGTGAGAAAAGCCTTGGCCGGGGTTCTCGCCAATATAGCGGATAACGGACGGGTTCTGAACGTGTCCGGAGGAACGGCGGTCATGAACGACATCGAAGGATATCTAGGCATTGACCGGAAATGGGCACAAGGCTGGGGACAAGGATTGGCGCTAGCGTTCCTGTCGTCGGTCATTGACGTTATCGAAGCCCAAGGAGATCGCGAGCTTAGCAAACGTAGCGATCAAGTCGATTAG
- a CDS encoding extracellular solute-binding protein: MSKPKIMSMFMVLILIAGLIAGCTGNSTNGEKKPSPSDEGNTPSQNAEGSYPDYSQGFPERVTLEIPVYERAFEGWNVTDNYYTRWIQKEFGDKYNIEVKFTPIARTNEVTTYQQLLAAGKAPDIIFHYDMPQALAYYGEGVMQELDWQEIEHYAPTYWSNLSETILQYGVVDEKNTFFFAARPDFSNFVNIIRKDWVEKVGMKIEDLTSLEKYNEMLMKWKEEGIGVAGAGLTRNVFNYSYGFRDWPVDPKTHALYSDLSVADFTTPATEAWLRNLSYQYHNGLIDKEFYLRDDDNKLKAEFVAGNTGTYGLYLTNNTDAFEATLKNNPEAEFAVLPPGSGVPEGNMPQGRADWPFGLIMGINHESTEEERAAVWMYLEWMSQVENLMFLQNGVEGENYTLDSDGLPVKKPDFKGESVLSQNNNKDYWALVTEAPSFATPELTLKANKNNWTPAGYEQIVEDMIQYRNETKPYQTPDPLFTVVLEKVTEYKADLNNLFQELYLDIILAPADQFDAKYEAAKQKFLDAGYQEILDEKQKAIDAGQFR, translated from the coding sequence ATGAGCAAACCGAAAATCATGTCTATGTTCATGGTTTTAATATTAATTGCCGGTCTTATAGCGGGATGTACGGGGAACAGCACCAATGGTGAGAAGAAGCCTTCTCCATCGGATGAGGGTAACACGCCAAGCCAAAACGCGGAAGGCAGCTATCCCGATTATTCGCAAGGCTTCCCGGAAAGAGTTACACTCGAAATTCCAGTGTATGAGCGTGCGTTCGAAGGCTGGAACGTAACTGACAACTACTATACACGCTGGATTCAGAAGGAATTCGGCGACAAATACAATATCGAGGTCAAGTTTACGCCGATCGCCCGTACCAACGAAGTTACGACTTATCAGCAGCTGCTCGCAGCCGGCAAGGCGCCGGATATCATTTTCCACTACGACATGCCGCAAGCGCTTGCATACTATGGAGAAGGTGTCATGCAGGAGCTGGACTGGCAAGAGATTGAGCACTATGCCCCAACCTATTGGAGCAATTTGAGCGAGACGATTCTGCAATACGGCGTCGTTGACGAAAAAAACACCTTCTTCTTCGCTGCACGTCCAGATTTCAGCAACTTTGTCAATATCATTCGTAAAGACTGGGTTGAGAAAGTAGGAATGAAAATCGAGGACCTGACTTCGCTCGAGAAGTACAATGAAATGCTCATGAAATGGAAGGAAGAAGGAATCGGCGTTGCCGGGGCCGGTTTAACACGGAACGTGTTCAACTATAGTTACGGATTCCGTGACTGGCCGGTTGATCCGAAGACGCACGCGCTTTATTCCGATCTATCCGTTGCGGATTTTACGACACCGGCAACCGAAGCCTGGCTGCGTAACCTAAGCTATCAATACCATAACGGACTTATCGATAAGGAGTTCTATCTGCGCGACGATGATAACAAGCTCAAGGCCGAGTTTGTTGCGGGAAATACGGGCACCTACGGTTTGTACCTGACCAATAACACCGATGCGTTTGAAGCAACGCTGAAGAATAATCCGGAAGCTGAATTTGCCGTGCTTCCCCCTGGCTCCGGCGTACCGGAGGGAAATATGCCCCAAGGACGCGCCGACTGGCCGTTCGGGTTGATCATGGGAATTAACCATGAATCGACGGAAGAGGAGCGTGCTGCTGTATGGATGTATCTCGAGTGGATGAGCCAAGTGGAGAACCTGATGTTCCTGCAGAACGGGGTGGAAGGTGAGAACTATACGCTCGATTCCGATGGCTTGCCGGTGAAAAAACCGGATTTCAAGGGCGAATCCGTACTCTCTCAGAACAATAACAAGGACTATTGGGCACTTGTAACGGAAGCGCCATCCTTCGCAACGCCAGAGCTAACGCTTAAAGCTAACAAAAATAACTGGACGCCTGCGGGTTATGAGCAAATTGTCGAAGACATGATTCAATATCGAAACGAGACCAAGCCATACCAGACGCCGGATCCGCTGTTCACCGTAGTCCTTGAGAAGGTTACCGAGTATAAGGCGGATTTGAACAACCTCTTCCAAGAGCTGTATCTCGACATTATCCTTGCGCCAGCAGACCAGTTCGATGCGAAATACGAAGCGGCCAAGCAGAAATTCCTCGACGCCGGCTATCAAGAGATTTTGGACGAGAAGCAAAAAGCGATTGATGCAGGTCAATTCCGGTAA
- a CDS encoding carbohydrate ABC transporter permease, whose product MKTFTRSYAVRRTRKLDIWDILIRLILIAASLACLLPFVHVVAKSLSEDAYVIANKVFLWPAGFTLDAYGKVFADQSILRSLYISVIITVLFTLIGMIVTICAAYPLSRKQLKGRSFFNFIFMFTMFFGGGIIPEYMLINSLGMLDTMWSLILPLSFSAFNLLILRTSISSNIPASLEESARMDGAGHFRILFSIVLPLSKPILATLSLFYAVGRWNAYQDALFYIKHNVDLRPLQLKLYYLVVQASESFQLEMTQVSLSNPEVLKAACVVFATLPIICVYPFIQKYFVQGVMLGAIKE is encoded by the coding sequence ATGAAAACATTCACTAGGAGCTATGCGGTGCGCCGCACCAGGAAACTGGACATATGGGATATTCTAATACGGCTCATACTTATTGCTGCCTCACTTGCCTGCTTGCTGCCATTCGTTCATGTCGTTGCAAAATCTTTAAGCGAAGACGCCTACGTCATCGCTAACAAGGTGTTTCTCTGGCCGGCGGGGTTCACTCTGGATGCGTACGGCAAAGTTTTTGCCGATCAGAGTATTCTGAGGTCTCTTTACATATCCGTAATCATTACGGTGCTGTTCACACTGATCGGCATGATCGTCACCATTTGTGCAGCCTACCCGCTATCCCGTAAGCAGCTTAAAGGCCGTTCGTTTTTTAACTTCATCTTTATGTTTACGATGTTCTTTGGAGGCGGCATTATTCCCGAATATATGCTGATCAACAGCCTGGGGATGCTTGATACGATGTGGTCGCTTATATTACCGCTATCCTTTAGCGCATTTAACCTGCTGATCTTAAGGACTTCGATCTCCAGCAATATTCCGGCGAGCCTGGAAGAATCGGCCCGGATGGATGGAGCGGGGCATTTCAGGATCCTGTTCAGCATCGTACTTCCACTCTCCAAGCCGATTCTAGCGACATTGTCCCTTTTTTACGCGGTCGGACGCTGGAACGCTTATCAGGACGCCCTATTCTATATTAAGCATAATGTCGATTTGCGGCCGCTGCAGTTGAAACTATATTACCTGGTGGTTCAGGCCAGCGAGAGCTTTCAGCTAGAGATGACGCAAGTCTCGCTCAGCAATCCTGAAGTGCTCAAAGCAGCATGTGTCGTTTTTGCAACTTTACCGATCATTTGTGTCTATCCGTTCATTCAGAAGTATTTTGTCCAGGGAGTCATGCTTGGGGCTATCAAGGAATAG
- a CDS encoding ABC transporter permease: MKVQDAAPGNETALIPFAGKKQGTLYYLRRDWQLYFLLLIPLAFVLVFKYAPMSGLVLAFKDYKIAHGFWSSEWVGLEVFKDIFAKPDFARAIRNTLLLNVSDLIFSFTMPIILSLLLNEVKNAFFKRVNQTLLYLPHFLSWVIIGAIAYQLLGEGTGMINNLIANLGGTRIPFLQENVNWLISYIFIGVWQSMGWGTIIYLAAISGINPELYEAAVVDGAGRWRKMWNITLPSIRVTIVTLLILNLGHVMAGSFERVFALANKATTEFTTTIPVLVYRWGIEGGNFSRATALGLFQAVVGLVLILIADRVAKKLGEDGVI; the protein is encoded by the coding sequence TTGAAAGTCCAAGATGCAGCACCAGGAAATGAAACCGCTTTAATCCCCTTCGCAGGCAAGAAACAGGGAACTCTCTATTATCTTCGTCGGGATTGGCAGCTCTATTTTCTGCTTCTCATTCCTTTAGCGTTTGTCTTGGTCTTTAAGTACGCGCCGATGAGCGGTCTTGTGCTTGCATTCAAGGATTACAAGATTGCCCACGGATTCTGGAGCAGCGAATGGGTCGGTCTGGAAGTGTTTAAAGACATATTCGCAAAGCCCGATTTCGCTCGCGCCATCCGCAACACGCTCTTGCTGAATGTGTCGGACCTTATATTTAGCTTTACAATGCCGATTATACTCTCTTTGCTGCTAAACGAGGTCAAGAACGCTTTCTTCAAACGCGTGAATCAGACGCTGCTTTATTTACCGCACTTTCTGTCTTGGGTCATTATCGGCGCAATCGCTTATCAATTGTTGGGTGAAGGAACCGGTATGATCAATAATCTGATCGCGAATCTGGGGGGAACACGGATCCCGTTCCTTCAAGAGAACGTCAATTGGCTAATCAGTTACATCTTTATTGGCGTATGGCAAAGCATGGGTTGGGGGACCATCATCTACCTGGCTGCAATTAGCGGCATTAACCCCGAGCTGTATGAAGCGGCGGTCGTCGATGGTGCAGGCCGGTGGCGGAAAATGTGGAACATTACTCTGCCCTCGATCCGAGTGACGATCGTGACATTGCTGATTTTGAACCTTGGCCACGTGATGGCGGGTTCCTTTGAGCGTGTTTTTGCCTTAGCGAACAAAGCAACGACGGAGTTCACCACGACCATTCCCGTTCTGGTATATCGCTGGGGAATTGAAGGCGGCAACTTCAGCCGAGCAACCGCTCTCGGGTTGTTCCAAGCTGTCGTGGGGCTTGTCCTTATCTTAATTGCTGATCGGGTTGCCAAGAAACTGGGTGAAGATGGAGTCATTTAG
- a CDS encoding AraC family transcriptional regulator — protein MKRIPMMMQLALILFCIMAIPMAILTWYSSSQILQNSEHAFAETSLAELNANRELNENALNNLSQNTVRLGGTDAFDRIRPYKSLAELKTNYVNVSKAMAVLKELLNLNQSVDGVYSSFFYLDDANYVISTDRGITSLDRYESIDWLNEALMEQKGIRGVWYPRKLDSGVNVLSFALPLNRLSTATRGTIVVNLKESQIEQYLQSSKSGKQGYLLMKSSGTIISHHDKDLLLKNAYEEPYIREIARQALPEGYMFRELNGERLLYAWSPTKEFGWTNVSIYSVDELMNKPLTLQRSILLLTIVIIFAGSILTVFIATWLSKPARELVRTVRGRVNPGVRDKNELVFLEAAFRRMQEEEEGLYKLLSIREQDAQSHAIHSLLRGEVTPQAEEIFPDLHFLVAVVSIDGYRTYISLNNPETRSYHRYLLISKCDDLFPKDVHARCVYHGDGHFAILINYRQEEDDNYRLAIYAALDMLRNSAAELLEHSVTIGVSSPADSNRLVSDCFAEAMEAIKQRMIAGNGGITCWKEEEGRDKKYIYPVNSERRILNFLGHSDLDSIIEELRIIRNEIRSAEYVSYDNILFIYHQLVGVTIKHLRENNVSTARIFSTRGNIYAALASIDTLDELEEYLIEFYSEIVHYLTRSPGGSNKYADRIIHYLNEHYREEVVFEEMAKQIGISYSYMRKIVYEHTGKSLSDYLNLLRIEKAKELLLESNLSIAQIASEVGYMNVRSFNRLFRKFEGMPPSSFKLQRSKTS, from the coding sequence ATGAAGCGAATTCCAATGATGATGCAATTGGCATTAATCCTATTTTGCATCATGGCCATTCCGATGGCGATTTTAACCTGGTATAGCAGCTCTCAGATTCTACAGAATTCAGAGCATGCCTTTGCGGAAACTTCGCTTGCAGAATTAAATGCCAATCGCGAGCTTAATGAGAATGCGTTGAACAATTTGTCCCAGAATACGGTACGCCTAGGAGGCACCGACGCCTTCGATCGAATCCGTCCTTATAAGTCTCTTGCAGAGCTTAAGACGAATTACGTGAATGTAAGCAAAGCGATGGCGGTGCTCAAGGAATTGTTGAATCTGAATCAGAGCGTCGATGGGGTGTATTCATCTTTCTTTTACCTGGACGACGCGAATTACGTGATTTCTACGGACAGAGGCATAACGAGCTTGGACAGATACGAGTCCATCGACTGGCTGAACGAGGCGCTTATGGAGCAAAAAGGGATACGCGGCGTATGGTATCCGCGCAAGCTCGATTCGGGCGTTAATGTCTTATCGTTCGCACTGCCTTTAAACCGGCTGTCAACCGCTACACGCGGAACGATCGTTGTCAATCTGAAGGAGAGTCAAATCGAGCAGTATTTGCAATCATCGAAGTCAGGCAAGCAAGGCTATTTGCTTATGAAGTCAAGCGGTACCATCATCTCACATCACGACAAAGATTTATTGCTCAAGAACGCCTACGAGGAGCCGTATATTCGCGAAATCGCCCGGCAAGCATTGCCTGAAGGGTACATGTTCCGCGAGCTTAACGGCGAGCGATTGCTATATGCGTGGTCCCCTACGAAAGAATTCGGTTGGACGAACGTAAGCATCTACTCGGTCGACGAATTGATGAATAAGCCCCTTACCTTGCAGAGAAGTATCCTTTTGCTTACGATCGTTATTATTTTTGCGGGGTCCATACTGACCGTTTTTATTGCGACATGGTTATCCAAGCCAGCCAGGGAATTGGTCCGTACGGTACGCGGCCGAGTCAATCCGGGGGTGCGCGATAAGAATGAGCTCGTCTTTCTGGAGGCGGCATTCAGACGCATGCAGGAAGAGGAAGAAGGGCTTTATAAGCTGCTAAGTATCCGCGAGCAGGATGCCCAAAGCCACGCCATCCATAGTTTGCTGCGGGGTGAAGTGACCCCACAAGCGGAAGAGATTTTCCCGGACTTGCACTTTCTTGTAGCCGTCGTTTCCATCGACGGTTACCGAACTTATATAAGCCTGAATAATCCGGAAACGCGCAGTTACCATCGCTACTTGCTCATCTCCAAATGTGACGATTTATTCCCGAAAGATGTTCACGCGCGCTGCGTCTATCATGGTGACGGCCACTTCGCAATCCTGATCAACTACAGACAGGAGGAAGATGACAACTATAGGCTTGCCATTTATGCGGCTTTAGACATGTTGAGGAACAGTGCGGCGGAATTGCTCGAGCACTCCGTAACGATCGGCGTAAGCAGTCCGGCAGATTCAAATCGCCTGGTCTCGGATTGCTTTGCAGAGGCGATGGAAGCGATCAAGCAGCGCATGATTGCCGGCAATGGCGGCATTACGTGCTGGAAGGAGGAAGAAGGGCGGGATAAAAAATACATTTACCCTGTTAACAGCGAAAGACGAATTCTGAACTTCCTTGGTCATAGCGATCTGGATAGCATCATCGAAGAACTAAGAATCATTCGTAATGAAATCCGTTCTGCCGAATACGTGTCCTACGATAATATCCTATTCATCTATCATCAATTGGTTGGCGTGACCATTAAACACCTTAGGGAGAATAATGTTAGCACGGCGCGGATCTTCTCGACGCGGGGGAACATTTACGCAGCCCTTGCTTCTATTGATACGCTTGACGAGCTTGAAGAATATCTTATTGAATTTTACAGCGAGATTGTTCACTATCTTACGCGGTCACCGGGCGGGTCCAACAAATATGCCGATCGAATTATCCATTATTTGAATGAGCACTATCGTGAAGAAGTCGTGTTTGAAGAAATGGCTAAGCAAATCGGAATCAGTTACTCCTACATGCGAAAAATTGTCTATGAACATACGGGTAAAAGCTTGTCCGACTATCTCAATTTGCTCCGAATCGAGAAGGCAAAAGAGCTGCTTCTTGAGAGTAACCTGTCGATTGCACAGATTGCATCCGAGGTAGGCTACATGAATGTTCGAAGCTTCAATCGTCTGTTCCGAAAATTTGAAGGCATGCCGCCGAGCAGCTTCAAGCTGCAGAGATCCAAAACCTCGTGA
- a CDS encoding MMPL family transporter: MRKLLSPITDWVSTKKGMWITILVWLIVMVGLSAGPTLGDYKATNFQSLPDEAQSIIAENKLENTFPNEQGTPGILVFHNASGNVNLDEVKHILNGVLSAKIQGVKSIVDISTLPPQALKGFTSEDNSTIIVPMSLEAGLGSSEYSEINDEASRLGNEIARGLSTDFYITGPAGIAGDTIKLFEQADFVLLLATIVIILVLLIVIYRSPLLAFIPLLATAIVYQVVNQSVALMGSAGLEINNSTTSIMSILLFAAVIDYSLFVFSRYREELNKHESKYTAMQFAMRATGEPVFFAGGTVLAAMLILFFMDFRDYQNFAPVFGLAMLIIMLASVTLVPALFTLFGRKAFWPKVPQFGQNNEIKHGFWGPVANFVVNKPLLTGGIVAVFMIMTALNVFNLNYEFDTVKKFPENLPSRVGYEIVESKYNKGELAPSTVLLESEYALSDGQIDQFLKKLENYEEIDSVRLAGITEDSKAAKLSVALTMNPYSTEAIDFIEELQGQTDALLNELSLRGDVYYGGVTAKLVDERTVNNGDIIKVIILETALILVLLVALTRSLKMSMYMMATILISYVSALGLGIFLVDMLFGYESISTRVPVYAFIFLVALGIDYNIILISRFLEERKTLKIKEALEVAIRNTGGVISSAGVILAATFAALTTMPIADLFVFGFMVAIGILLDTFLVRGILLPSLILFFEKDKDPRKLSSQA; this comes from the coding sequence TTGAGGAAGCTATTAAGTCCCATCACCGATTGGGTCTCAACCAAAAAAGGGATGTGGATTACCATTCTGGTCTGGCTGATCGTTATGGTCGGTTTAAGCGCGGGTCCCACGCTTGGCGATTACAAAGCCACCAACTTCCAGTCACTTCCAGATGAAGCACAGTCCATCATAGCCGAGAACAAATTGGAGAACACATTTCCGAATGAGCAGGGAACGCCAGGAATCCTGGTTTTTCATAATGCATCAGGAAACGTAAACCTGGATGAAGTAAAGCATATTTTGAATGGAGTCCTATCCGCCAAGATTCAGGGAGTCAAATCCATAGTCGATATCAGCACCCTGCCGCCTCAAGCCCTGAAGGGTTTTACTTCGGAGGATAACTCTACCATCATCGTTCCCATGAGCCTGGAAGCCGGTCTTGGCAGCAGCGAATATTCGGAAATCAATGACGAAGCCTCCAGACTTGGCAACGAGATTGCCAGGGGTCTGAGTACAGACTTCTATATTACAGGTCCAGCCGGGATAGCCGGCGATACGATCAAGCTCTTCGAGCAGGCGGATTTTGTTCTGCTACTTGCCACCATTGTCATCATTCTTGTATTATTGATCGTTATTTACCGTTCACCGCTGCTTGCCTTCATTCCTCTGCTTGCTACGGCTATCGTATATCAGGTCGTCAACCAATCCGTAGCCTTGATGGGCTCAGCCGGACTCGAAATTAACAACTCGACCACCTCCATCATGAGCATCCTGCTGTTTGCCGCCGTCATCGACTACTCACTGTTTGTGTTCTCGCGATACCGCGAGGAATTGAATAAACATGAAAGCAAATATACTGCAATGCAGTTTGCCATGCGAGCTACCGGGGAACCTGTGTTTTTTGCAGGCGGCACCGTGCTCGCCGCGATGCTCATTCTGTTCTTCATGGATTTCCGTGATTATCAAAATTTTGCGCCGGTATTCGGTTTGGCCATGCTTATTATTATGCTCGCTTCCGTCACCCTTGTCCCAGCCCTGTTCACCCTTTTTGGGAGAAAAGCGTTCTGGCCTAAGGTTCCTCAGTTCGGTCAGAACAATGAAATCAAACACGGTTTCTGGGGGCCAGTAGCCAATTTCGTGGTGAACAAGCCGCTGCTCACCGGTGGAATCGTGGCTGTCTTCATGATCATGACCGCCTTGAACGTATTCAACCTGAATTATGAATTCGACACCGTCAAAAAATTCCCCGAAAACTTGCCTTCGCGTGTAGGTTATGAGATCGTGGAATCTAAATATAACAAAGGCGAGCTTGCGCCGTCGACGGTTCTTCTGGAATCCGAGTATGCGCTATCCGACGGGCAGATCGATCAATTCCTGAAAAAGCTGGAGAATTACGAAGAAATCGACTCCGTCCGCTTGGCCGGCATCACGGAAGATTCCAAGGCGGCAAAACTCAGCGTTGCCTTGACAATGAATCCTTATTCCACCGAAGCTATCGATTTTATTGAAGAGCTTCAGGGCCAGACTGACGCCCTTCTTAACGAGTTGTCTCTTCGGGGCGATGTTTACTACGGCGGCGTGACAGCCAAACTAGTCGATGAACGGACCGTAAACAACGGTGACATTATCAAAGTCATCATTCTGGAAACGGCTCTGATTCTCGTGCTGCTGGTTGCCTTGACCCGTTCGTTAAAAATGTCGATGTATATGATGGCCACCATCCTCATATCTTACGTGTCAGCCCTTGGCCTGGGCATCTTCCTGGTCGATATGCTGTTCGGGTACGAATCCATCAGTACGCGAGTACCTGTCTATGCGTTTATATTCTTGGTGGCGCTGGGGATCGATTATAATATTATTCTTATATCCCGCTTCCTCGAAGAGAGAAAAACATTAAAGATCAAGGAAGCTCTTGAAGTGGCCATCCGCAATACGGGCGGCGTCATTTCCTCGGCAGGCGTGATCTTGGCGGCAACCTTTGCCGCATTGACCACCATGCCGATTGCCGATCTCTTCGTGTTCGGTTTTATGGTTGCGATTGGTATTTTATTAGATACATTCCTGGTAAGAGGCATTCTGCTTCCATCCTTAATTCTATTTTTCGAAAAAGATAAGGATCCTAGAAAGCTCTCATCCCAGGCATAA
- a CDS encoding response regulator transcription factor produces MKILVVDDDYDILQLVTIHLTREGYTVLQAHNGKHALELLEESEVNLAIVDVMMPGMDGFSLTRILTKELDIPVILLTAKGQLSDKEQGFKSGSEDYLVKPFEPKELLFRVAVVLRRYGRAMESVLKVGNVKINRNDFEVIIKDETILFPLKEFELLTMLAVRANKVTPRSVLIEQAWGEDYQGNEMTLNTHMNRIRDRLKRYNASIEIQTIRGIGYKLEAAE; encoded by the coding sequence GTGAAAATTTTAGTCGTAGACGATGATTACGATATCCTGCAGCTTGTGACCATCCATTTGACGCGGGAAGGCTATACGGTTTTACAAGCTCATAACGGGAAGCACGCGCTGGAGCTTCTGGAAGAGTCGGAGGTAAACCTGGCCATCGTGGATGTCATGATGCCCGGGATGGATGGCTTCTCCCTGACTAGAATACTAACGAAAGAGCTCGACATTCCTGTCATCCTGCTGACCGCCAAGGGACAATTATCCGACAAGGAACAGGGGTTCAAATCAGGCTCCGAGGATTATCTTGTGAAGCCTTTTGAGCCAAAGGAGCTGCTGTTTCGGGTTGCCGTTGTTCTTCGCCGCTATGGCCGCGCAATGGAAAGTGTTTTGAAGGTCGGCAATGTGAAGATCAACCGGAACGATTTTGAAGTGATCATCAAGGATGAAACCATTCTCTTTCCTCTAAAAGAGTTTGAGCTGCTGACTATGCTGGCAGTACGGGCCAACAAAGTCACTCCCCGGTCCGTTCTTATCGAACAGGCATGGGGCGAGGATTATCAAGGCAACGAGATGACATTGAATACGCATATGAACCGGATTCGCGACCGTCTCAAACGTTACAACGCTTCCATCGAGATCCAGACCATCAGGGGCATTGGTTATAAATTAGAGGCGGCCGAATGA